In a single window of the Methanomicrobiales archaeon genome:
- the nth gene encoding endonuclease III, with product MDRSTALRILDTLIEEYRDSGQRQLRYRNPFELLILTILSAQTTDRSVESVQEELFRRYPTPQALAGASPHDVDAIIRAVGFHRVKTRFIIETARRIVQEHGGEVPRTMEGLTALPGVGRKTANIVLARAFGTPAGIGVDTHVRRLSRRIGLSDHSDPVKIERDLMALYPREVWGRINFTFMQHGRAVCTARAPRHGACVIRNDCRCYREGTCNRGFIRTSGGKE from the coding sequence ATGGATCGGAGCACCGCCCTGCGCATACTCGACACCCTCATCGAAGAGTATCGCGACTCAGGCCAGCGCCAGCTGCGGTACCGGAATCCGTTCGAACTGCTCATTCTCACCATTCTTTCGGCCCAGACCACCGACCGCTCCGTGGAGAGCGTCCAGGAGGAGCTCTTCCGGCGCTATCCCACGCCGCAGGCGCTCGCCGGAGCCTCCCCGCACGATGTCGACGCCATCATCCGCGCCGTCGGGTTCCACCGCGTGAAAACGCGCTTCATCATCGAGACGGCGCGACGGATCGTGCAGGAGCACGGCGGCGAGGTCCCGCGCACCATGGAGGGGCTGACAGCCCTGCCCGGCGTCGGGCGGAAGACCGCGAATATCGTGCTCGCCCGCGCATTCGGCACCCCGGCCGGCATCGGCGTCGACACCCACGTGCGGAGGCTCTCCCGGCGCATCGGTCTATCCGACCACTCGGACCCGGTGAAGATCGAACGGGATCTGATGGCGCTCTACCCGCGGGAGGTCTGGGGGCGGATCAACTTCACCTTCATGCAGCACGGTCGGGCGGTCTGCACCGCACGGGCTCCGCGGCACGGGGCCTGCGTGATCCGGAACGACTGCCGCTGCTATCGCGAGGGTACATGCAATCGCGGCTTTATCCGAACAAGCGGAGGTAAAGAGTAG
- the pyrH gene encoding UMP kinase, with translation MKKIVLSLGGSVLIPSLESNNIGRFCGILRDIAASHRLYVVVGGGGEARRYIGAASRLGLDDASADEIGILVTRINAYLLIGALGDAVYPLVPEDYREAKAFGESAKIVVMGGVAPAQTTDAVSAVLAEYIGADVLINATSVDGIYSADPRKNAEAVRHARLTPRALLEIIREDRLTAGSNIVFDIVAAKVVERSGIPLVVIDGRDPDNLRRAVFAGDFTGTVVSDRDRAPLPL, from the coding sequence ATGAAGAAGATCGTTCTCTCTCTCGGCGGATCGGTGCTCATCCCCTCCCTGGAATCCAACAACATCGGACGCTTCTGCGGGATCCTCAGGGATATCGCGGCAAGCCACCGCCTGTACGTGGTGGTCGGCGGGGGTGGCGAGGCCAGGCGCTACATCGGCGCCGCCAGCCGTCTGGGGCTGGATGACGCCAGCGCCGACGAGATCGGCATTCTGGTGACCCGCATCAACGCATACCTGCTGATCGGCGCGCTGGGAGACGCCGTGTACCCCCTCGTCCCGGAGGACTACAGGGAGGCAAAGGCCTTCGGCGAATCCGCGAAGATCGTGGTGATGGGCGGCGTGGCACCCGCCCAGACCACGGACGCGGTCTCCGCGGTCCTGGCAGAGTACATCGGGGCCGACGTCCTGATCAACGCCACATCGGTCGACGGCATCTACAGCGCGGATCCCCGCAAGAACGCCGAAGCCGTTCGGCACGCCCGTCTGACCCCCCGTGCGCTGCTGGAGATCATCCGCGAGGACCGGCTCACCGCGGGCTCCAACATCGTCTTCGATATCGTGGCCGCAAAGGTCGTCGAGCGGAGCGGCATCCCCCTCGTCGTCATCGACGGGCGGGACCCCGACAACCTCAGGAGAGCGGTGTTTGCAGGGGATTTTACGGGAACCGTGGTCAGCGATCGGGATCGGGCGCCCCTACCGCTCTAG
- a CDS encoding ATP-binding protein, which translates to MRILVIEDNPADVALIHELLWDHPSFQFVHAGDLASALTLLHRGGIGFILLDLGLPDSQGVDTVRTVKMHAPDIPLVVLTGLDDEETGVHALQEGAQDYLVKGQMSGASLVRSIRYADERNRIEQELVSKNQELNRAYDVLAANEEELRNNLDELQKAERALRESENRLKKAQEIAHFGSWEMDSARSRLTLSDEACRILGVSPREFDGSYAAFLDRVHPEDGAAVDAAYRGGEREGVLEHRIVRRSDGRIRFVREKWETVRDDRGGASRILGTIHDITEQKQAERTLLAQRELLRAIVDTVPVMLTYYDPHLGRFLVNNEFRSVLGWSEDDVAEGDLLVRSAVPQDREIAVHLMQSEDPGWHELSVAAKDGSPVESSWTTMNLFDGTRLLVGIDIRDRMRTEKVLKEYADNLKRSNEDLERFAYVASHDLQEPLRNIKNYAQLLARRYSDRLDPDADEFIGYIVEGTTRMQALILDLLEFSRIASRGQPFRPTQPGEILGAVTDSLRLRIEDVGAEIVHDPLPTVMADATQLSQVFQNLLENALKFRREGVPPRVHIAARQDGGEWVFSVADNGIGIEPQYFDRIFTIFQRLHHRSQYPGTGIGLSICKRIVERHGGRIWVESEPGVGSTFFFTLPSVARTEGVEETPPEQHRPAPENARDPRIRQLRREE; encoded by the coding sequence ATGCGGATCCTGGTGATCGAGGACAATCCCGCCGATGTTGCGCTGATTCACGAGCTGCTCTGGGATCATCCGTCGTTTCAGTTCGTCCACGCGGGAGATCTCGCATCGGCGCTCACCCTCCTGCACAGGGGCGGGATCGGATTCATCCTCCTCGACCTCGGGCTCCCCGACAGCCAGGGAGTGGATACCGTCAGAACTGTCAAGATGCATGCCCCTGACATACCCCTCGTGGTGCTGACGGGGCTGGACGACGAGGAGACCGGCGTCCATGCCCTCCAGGAGGGGGCCCAGGACTACCTCGTGAAGGGGCAGATGAGCGGCGCTTCGCTCGTGCGCTCCATCCGCTACGCGGACGAACGCAATCGCATCGAACAGGAGCTGGTGAGCAAGAACCAGGAACTGAACCGGGCATACGATGTGCTGGCGGCGAACGAGGAGGAGCTGCGGAACAATCTCGATGAACTCCAGAAGGCCGAACGGGCTCTGCGGGAGAGCGAGAACCGCCTGAAGAAAGCCCAGGAGATAGCCCACTTCGGAAGCTGGGAGATGGATTCTGCCCGCAGCCGCCTGACCCTGTCCGACGAGGCGTGCCGCATCCTGGGGGTGAGCCCGCGGGAGTTCGACGGGTCGTACGCGGCGTTCCTGGATCGGGTTCACCCGGAGGATGGGGCAGCCGTCGACGCCGCGTATCGGGGAGGGGAGCGGGAGGGTGTACTGGAGCACCGCATCGTTCGGCGATCGGACGGGCGGATCCGTTTCGTCCGTGAGAAGTGGGAAACGGTCCGGGATGACAGAGGCGGCGCCTCGCGCATTCTCGGCACGATACACGACATCACGGAGCAGAAGCAGGCGGAGAGAACGCTGCTCGCGCAGCGGGAACTTCTGCGGGCGATCGTGGACACGGTCCCGGTGATGCTCACTTACTACGATCCCCATCTCGGCAGGTTCCTTGTGAACAACGAGTTCAGATCCGTCCTGGGCTGGTCGGAGGACGACGTGGCGGAGGGCGATCTGCTGGTCCGGAGCGCCGTTCCGCAGGACCGCGAGATCGCCGTGCACCTGATGCAGTCCGAGGATCCGGGGTGGCACGAACTGTCCGTGGCGGCAAAGGACGGCAGCCCCGTCGAGAGTTCCTGGACGACGATGAACCTCTTCGACGGGACCCGCCTCCTCGTGGGTATCGACATCCGCGATCGCATGCGGACGGAGAAGGTGCTCAAGGAGTACGCGGACAACCTGAAACGGTCCAACGAGGATCTGGAGCGGTTCGCCTACGTCGCCAGCCACGACCTGCAGGAGCCGCTCCGCAACATCAAGAACTACGCGCAGCTGCTCGCGCGGCGCTACAGCGACCGCCTCGATCCCGATGCCGACGAGTTCATCGGCTACATCGTCGAGGGGACGACACGGATGCAGGCGCTCATCCTGGACCTGCTGGAGTTCTCGAGAATCGCCTCCCGCGGTCAGCCGTTCCGCCCGACGCAGCCGGGAGAGATCCTCGGAGCGGTCACCGACAGCCTGCGCCTCCGCATCGAGGATGTCGGCGCCGAGATCGTGCACGATCCCCTCCCGACCGTCATGGCGGACGCCACGCAGCTCTCGCAGGTCTTCCAGAACCTGCTCGAGAACGCGCTCAAGTTCCGGCGGGAGGGCGTACCGCCGCGGGTCCATATAGCGGCCCGGCAGGACGGCGGCGAATGGGTGTTCTCGGTCGCGGACAACGGGATCGGGATCGAGCCGCAGTACTTCGACCGGATATTCACGATCTTCCAGCGGCTGCACCACCGCTCCCAGTATCCAGGCACCGGTATCGGCCTCTCCATCTGCAAGCGGATCGTGGAGCGGCACGGCGGGCGGATCTGGGTCGAGTCCGAACCCGGTGTCGGATCGACGTTCTTCTTCACGCTCCCTTCAGTCGCCCGGACGGAGGGCGTTGAGGAGACCCCTCCGGAGCAGCACCGCCCGGCACCGGAGAACGCGCGCGACCCCCGCATCCGGCAGCTGCGCCGGGAGGAATGA
- the amrS gene encoding AmmeMemoRadiSam system radical SAM enzyme, whose protein sequence is MHEARLYHKGEGDAVTCALCAHRCVIREGRHGVCGIRINRGGTLYAAAYGRISAEAVDPIEKKPLFHFLPGTLSYSLGSVGCNFRCEHCQNWRISRSNLADGILRDLAPEEGVARALEYGCRSISWTYNEPAIWHEYPLDMGTLAKERGLATVYVTNGYITEEGLREISSMLDAYRVDLKSFSDDFYRKICGAHLQPVLDSTVLAKELGMHVETVTLVIPGLNDSPEEAERLIRWVIENLGPDTPMHFTRFHPQYKMTDRFATPVKTLEKIYDRARELGLHYPYIGNVAGHPYEHTYCPVCGEKVVERNGFSIRYLAMDDGRCTACGEDIPYVAPR, encoded by the coding sequence ATGCACGAGGCCCGGCTGTACCATAAGGGGGAAGGAGACGCCGTCACCTGCGCACTCTGTGCGCACCGCTGCGTGATCAGGGAGGGCAGGCATGGGGTGTGCGGGATACGGATCAACCGGGGCGGCACCCTCTACGCGGCGGCGTACGGCAGAATCTCCGCCGAGGCGGTCGATCCTATCGAGAAGAAGCCGCTCTTCCACTTCCTCCCCGGAACCCTATCCTACTCCCTGGGTTCCGTGGGATGCAACTTCCGCTGCGAGCACTGCCAGAACTGGCGCATATCGCGCTCGAATCTCGCAGACGGAATCCTGCGAGACCTGGCCCCGGAGGAGGGCGTGGCACGGGCCCTGGAATACGGGTGCCGGAGCATCTCGTGGACGTACAACGAACCGGCGATCTGGCACGAGTATCCCCTGGACATGGGCACGCTGGCGAAGGAGCGGGGTCTCGCCACGGTCTATGTGACGAACGGCTACATCACCGAGGAGGGGCTGCGGGAGATCTCGAGCATGCTCGATGCCTACCGCGTGGATCTGAAGTCCTTCTCCGACGACTTCTACCGCAAGATCTGCGGTGCGCACCTCCAGCCGGTCCTCGACTCCACCGTGCTGGCAAAGGAGCTCGGGATGCACGTCGAGACCGTCACCCTGGTCATTCCCGGCCTGAACGACTCTCCCGAGGAGGCCGAACGCCTGATCCGCTGGGTGATCGAGAACCTGGGTCCGGATACCCCGATGCACTTCACGCGGTTCCACCCGCAGTACAAGATGACGGACCGGTTCGCCACGCCGGTGAAGACGCTTGAGAAGATCTACGATCGTGCCCGCGAGCTGGGGCTGCATTACCCATACATCGGCAACGTGGCCGGGCACCCTTACGAGCATACGTACTGCCCCGTCTGCGGCGAGAAGGTCGTCGAGCGGAACGGTTTTTCGATTCGCTACCTGGCCATGGACGATGGACGGTGCACCGCCTGCGGAGAGGACATCCCCTATGTCGCCCCCCGTTAA
- a CDS encoding HEAT repeat domain-containing protein, with product MADPTDERAEPPGAEESGGADTVEVLIPYLFHPQLNIRWRTAEALGDLRDPRAVEPLIEVLDDPYADVQWKAAEALGKIGDPRAVAPLIAALKGGSHWLRRGAAWALGRIGDARAVGPLAEALRDGKSDVRKNAAWALGRIGDERGRDALERAEADPDPAVVMEAKKALEKIGRGR from the coding sequence ATGGCAGATCCAACGGACGAGAGGGCGGAACCGCCGGGAGCCGAAGAGAGCGGGGGAGCGGACACGGTCGAAGTGCTGATCCCGTACCTCTTCCACCCCCAGCTCAACATCCGCTGGAGGACTGCGGAGGCGCTGGGAGACCTCCGCGATCCCCGGGCCGTGGAGCCGCTGATCGAGGTTCTCGACGATCCCTATGCGGACGTGCAGTGGAAGGCGGCGGAAGCCCTGGGGAAGATCGGCGATCCGCGCGCGGTCGCGCCGCTGATCGCCGCTCTGAAGGGCGGGAGCCACTGGCTCCGCAGGGGAGCGGCCTGGGCCCTGGGAAGGATTGGGGACGCACGCGCAGTCGGCCCCCTCGCGGAAGCCCTGCGGGACGGGAAGAGCGACGTGCGGAAGAACGCCGCCTGGGCCCTGGGAAGGATCGGGGACGAGCGGGGGCGGGACGCCCTGGAACGGGCGGAAGCCGATCCCGATCCCGCCGTGGTGATGGAGGCGAAGAAGGCCCTGGAGAAGATCGGCAGGGGGAGGTGA
- a CDS encoding PAS domain S-box protein translates to MDRIVLERTAELQREIEALREEVSQRDRENEVLQKNVVKYRLIADFTYDWEEWRAPDGSLVYISPSCERITGYSAAEFYADPMLMPKIVHPEDREIWERHRSAGHLDQRDSSQMEFRIVTRGGETRWISHYCQQVVSADGEVLGRRISQRDSTVRKQAEEALRKANAYHRGLIEASLDPLVTISPEGMITDVNAATVQVTGVPRKELLGTDFSKYFTDPEKAKAGYEKVFRDGSVTNYELEFRHKEGRTTPVLYNASIFRDEPGGAASVFAAARDMTAQKRAEQALMKAYNELEDRVRERTAELERSNTRLQIEIEERKQVEEAMERYAANLKRSNEDLERFAYVASHDLQEPLRAIVSYAQLLERRYKGRLDRDADEFIHYIVDGGKRMQALILDLLEFSRVNTRGGEFRPTEVGRVVESALAFLPSKALEDAASITYDALPTVMADAIQLQQVFQNLISNAIKFRKPDVPPKIHISAQEKNGMVQFSVADNGIGIEPQYFDRIFVIFQRLHRPDQYEGTGIGLAIIKRIIERHGGRIWVESEVGKGSTFHFTLPAAKSGPSPGTALQTRG, encoded by the coding sequence GTGGATCGCATCGTTCTCGAGCGGACCGCAGAACTCCAAAGAGAGATCGAAGCACTGCGGGAGGAGGTTTCACAGCGAGACCGCGAGAACGAAGTCCTGCAGAAGAATGTAGTAAAATACCGGCTGATTGCGGATTTCACCTACGATTGGGAGGAGTGGCGCGCCCCCGATGGTTCGCTTGTATACATTTCGCCGTCCTGCGAGCGCATAACAGGGTATTCCGCCGCCGAGTTTTATGCCGATCCGATGCTGATGCCCAAGATCGTCCATCCCGAGGATCGGGAGATCTGGGAGAGGCATCGATCGGCTGGACACCTCGACCAGAGGGACTCCAGTCAGATGGAATTCCGCATCGTCACGAGGGGTGGGGAGACGAGATGGATCAGCCACTACTGCCAGCAGGTCGTGTCTGCCGATGGAGAAGTCCTGGGGAGGCGTATCAGCCAGCGCGACAGCACTGTGCGCAAACAGGCAGAAGAGGCGCTTCGAAAGGCGAATGCATACCATCGGGGTTTGATCGAGGCGAGTCTGGATCCTCTCGTCACCATCAGCCCGGAAGGCATGATCACCGATGTCAATGCGGCAACGGTTCAGGTTACCGGCGTTCCCCGCAAGGAACTGCTCGGCACCGACTTCTCGAAGTACTTCACGGATCCCGAGAAGGCGAAAGCCGGATACGAGAAGGTGTTCCGCGACGGCTCCGTAACCAATTACGAACTGGAGTTCCGTCATAAAGAGGGGCGCACCACTCCCGTCCTCTACAATGCATCCATCTTCCGGGACGAACCGGGAGGAGCTGCGAGCGTTTTTGCGGCGGCACGCGATATGACCGCACAGAAGAGGGCGGAACAGGCGTTGATGAAGGCGTATAACGAGCTGGAGGACCGGGTCAGGGAACGGACGGCGGAACTCGAGCGTTCCAATACCCGCCTCCAGATCGAGATCGAAGAGCGCAAACAGGTCGAGGAAGCCATGGAGCGCTATGCAGCGAACCTGAAACGGTCCAACGAGGACCTGGAGCGGTTCGCCTACGTCGCCAGCCACGACCTGCAGGAACCCCTGCGGGCGATCGTCAGTTACGCCCAGCTCCTGGAGCGGCGGTACAAGGGGAGGCTGGACAGGGATGCCGACGAGTTCATCCACTACATCGTGGACGGGGGTAAACGGATGCAGGCGCTCATCCTGGACCTGCTGGAGTTCTCCCGTGTCAATACCCGGGGGGGCGAGTTTCGTCCCACGGAGGTCGGGAGGGTCGTGGAGAGTGCCCTTGCCTTCCTCCCGTCGAAGGCCCTGGAGGATGCCGCATCGATCACGTACGATGCGCTCCCGACGGTCATGGCCGACGCCATCCAGCTCCAGCAGGTCTTCCAGAATCTGATCAGCAACGCCATCAAGTTCAGAAAACCCGATGTCCCCCCCAAAATTCACATCTCTGCCCAGGAGAAGAATGGCATGGTCCAGTTCTCGGTCGCGGACAACGGCATCGGGATCGAGCCGCAGTACTTCGACCGGATTTTCGTCATCTTCCAGCGGCTGCACCGCCCGGATCAGTACGAGGGGACCGGCATCGGGCTCGCCATCATAAAACGCATTATCGAGCGGCACGGAGGACGGATCTGGGTGGAGTCGGAGGTGGGGAAGGGCTCCACCTTCCACTTCACCCTGCCGGCGGCAAAGAGCGGCCCGTCCCCCGGAACCGCCCTGCAAACGAGAGGGTGA
- a CDS encoding response regulator — translation MKQPESKELPRPVEILLVEDSPADIALTQEALLDSKLMNNLHVVMDGEAAMDFLSRRGRYAAMPRPDLVLLDLNLPRKNGREVLAEIKKDPNLSHIPVVVMTVSEDERDICESYRLHANCYIKKPVKFGEFIEIVKSIEEFWFSIVTLPLRCGE, via the coding sequence TTGAAACAACCGGAAAGCAAAGAACTGCCGCGACCTGTCGAGATCCTGCTCGTCGAGGACAGCCCGGCGGACATCGCCCTGACGCAGGAGGCGCTGCTGGACAGCAAGCTGATGAACAACCTGCACGTTGTCATGGACGGGGAGGCGGCGATGGACTTCCTCTCCAGACGGGGGCGGTATGCCGCGATGCCCCGACCTGATCTGGTCCTTCTCGACCTGAACCTGCCCAGGAAGAACGGGCGGGAGGTGCTCGCGGAGATCAAAAAAGATCCGAACCTCTCCCACATCCCGGTCGTGGTGATGACCGTCTCCGAGGACGAGCGGGATATCTGCGAGTCCTACCGCCTGCACGCCAACTGCTACATCAAGAAACCCGTCAAGTTCGGAGAGTTCATCGAGATCGTCAAGTCCATCGAGGAGTTCTGGTTCTCCATCGTGACGCTTCCGCTCCGCTGCGGAGAGTGA
- a CDS encoding DUF5615 family PIN-like protein gives MSPPVKFLTDRMLGTLTRYLRFMGYDTRSANSLKEGNRTEDTLLLALAREEGRILLTRDRELARRGGDRAVLLDSADAIEQVRQLAALGLIRTRLSLTRCSLCNTVLRPATAAEVEGAPYAPRDRPDLEYFWCGRCRKLYWMGSHCDNLNRRLNAIEYGILEDTGVP, from the coding sequence ATGTCGCCCCCCGTTAAGTTTCTCACCGACCGGATGCTCGGGACGCTCACCCGATACCTGCGGTTCATGGGGTACGATACCCGGAGCGCCAACTCTCTGAAGGAGGGGAACCGCACGGAGGATACGCTCCTCCTCGCCCTCGCGCGGGAAGAAGGGCGGATCCTGCTGACGAGAGACCGGGAGCTGGCGCGGAGAGGCGGGGATCGGGCTGTCCTGCTCGATTCCGCGGACGCGATCGAGCAGGTCCGCCAGCTGGCAGCGCTCGGGCTGATCCGCACCAGACTCTCCCTGACGCGGTGCTCCCTCTGCAACACGGTGCTGCGCCCGGCGACCGCCGCGGAGGTGGAGGGGGCCCCCTACGCACCCCGTGACCGCCCCGATCTCGAGTACTTCTGGTGCGGGCGCTGCCGGAAACTCTACTGGATGGGTTCGCACTGCGACAATCTCAACCGCCGCCTGAACGCCATCGAGTACGGAATCCTGGAGGACACCGGCGTCCCCTGA
- a CDS encoding PAS domain S-box protein, whose protein sequence is MSDTPETPPREVPRTEDGTDTRDASAVSNRSEKAQHVPEARKRTARSIREAEDGTGTRGVGKIADLERLIETLRAEIVGWKQMERALNAERQRFFDVLEALPAYLVLLTPDYHVPLANRFFRDRFGESNGRRCYEYLFGRSEPCETCETFTVLKSGQPHRWEWTGPDGRNYDIFDFPFQDADGSPLILEMGIDITDRKKAEEALQASIAYNRSLIEASLDPLVTINPDGTINDVNNATVRVTGFTREELIGTDFSNYFTDPAKAKAGYEKVFRDGSVMDYELEIRHRNGRITPVLYNATVYRDEMGNVSGVFAAARDITAQKRAEGTIRRAYAYTRSLIEASLDPLVTISAEGTITDVNEATVRATGFSREELIGTDFSRYFTEPERAKAGYEQVFRDGSVTDYELWIRHRNGKTTPVLYNATVFKDESGQVTGVFAAARDVTERKRAEDALMKAYNELDDRVKERTAELLEANRHLEREIAGHKATAEELMKKSEELERSNLELQQFAYVASHDLQEPLRAISGFTELLEKRYKGELDERADRYIHFIMDGTNRMQQVIQDLLAYSRVQTQAREFGPIDTNMVLDQALLNLRTSIKDTNAIITRDPLPEVVADRTQITQVFQNLVGNALKFQKPETVPCIHVSATREGYAWRFSVRDNGIGIDPRHQDRIFVIFQRLHARGEYEGTGIGLAICKRIVERHGGRIWVESEPGVGSTFFFTIPCQKEVKA, encoded by the coding sequence ATGTCGGATACACCAGAGACCCCGCCCCGAGAAGTCCCCCGCACAGAAGATGGAACGGATACCCGCGATGCATCCGCCGTATCGAACCGATCGGAGAAGGCGCAGCACGTCCCTGAGGCTCGAAAGCGGACCGCTCGATCGATCAGGGAGGCAGAGGATGGTACGGGTACGCGCGGAGTCGGGAAGATCGCGGATCTCGAGCGGCTGATCGAAACCCTGCGCGCGGAGATCGTCGGATGGAAGCAGATGGAGCGCGCGCTGAACGCCGAACGGCAGCGGTTCTTCGATGTGCTGGAGGCGCTGCCGGCCTACCTGGTGCTGCTGACGCCGGACTACCATGTGCCGCTTGCCAACCGTTTCTTCCGGGATCGCTTCGGGGAGTCCAACGGTCGGCGATGCTACGAGTACCTGTTCGGGCGCAGCGAGCCCTGCGAGACCTGCGAGACGTTCACGGTGCTCAAGAGCGGGCAACCTCACCGGTGGGAGTGGACAGGCCCGGACGGGCGCAATTATGACATTTTCGACTTCCCGTTTCAGGATGCGGACGGGTCCCCCCTCATCCTGGAGATGGGGATCGACATCACGGACCGTAAAAAAGCGGAAGAGGCACTGCAGGCATCGATAGCCTACAACCGCAGCCTGATCGAGGCGAGCCTGGACCCGCTCGTCACGATCAATCCCGACGGCACGATCAACGACGTGAACAACGCGACCGTGAGAGTTACCGGTTTCACCCGGGAGGAACTGATCGGCACCGACTTCTCGAACTACTTCACCGACCCCGCGAAGGCGAAAGCCGGGTACGAGAAGGTGTTCCGCGACGGCTCCGTGATGGACTACGAACTCGAGATTCGCCACCGGAACGGGAGGATCACCCCGGTCCTCTACAACGCGACGGTGTACCGGGACGAGATGGGGAACGTCTCGGGCGTCTTCGCGGCAGCCCGCGACATCACCGCGCAGAAGAGAGCCGAAGGGACCATCCGGCGTGCGTACGCTTACACCCGCAGCCTGATCGAGGCGAGCCTGGACCCGCTCGTCACGATCAGCGCTGAGGGCACGATCACCGACGTCAACGAGGCGACAGTGCGGGCAACGGGATTCAGCCGGGAGGAACTGATCGGGACCGACTTCTCTCGGTACTTCACGGAACCGGAGAGGGCGAAGGCCGGCTACGAACAGGTGTTCCGGGACGGTTCGGTGACCGACTACGAGCTCTGGATCCGCCACCGGAACGGGAAGACAACACCGGTGCTCTACAACGCAACAGTCTTTAAAGACGAATCCGGTCAGGTTACCGGGGTGTTTGCCGCCGCGCGCGACGTCACCGAACGCAAGCGGGCAGAAGATGCCCTGATGAAGGCGTACAACGAGCTGGACGACCGGGTCAAGGAGCGGACCGCCGAGCTGCTCGAGGCCAACCGTCACCTGGAGCGGGAGATCGCCGGACACAAAGCGACGGCGGAGGAACTGATGAAGAAGAGCGAGGAACTCGAAAGGTCGAATCTGGAACTCCAGCAGTTCGCCTACGTCGCCAGCCACGACCTGCAGGAGCCGCTCCGGGCGATCTCCGGTTTCACCGAACTGCTTGAGAAACGATACAAAGGAGAGCTGGATGAACGAGCCGACAGGTACATCCACTTTATCATGGACGGCACGAACCGCATGCAGCAGGTGATCCAGGACCTGCTCGCATACTCCCGGGTCCAGACCCAGGCCCGCGAGTTCGGGCCGATAGATACGAACATGGTGCTCGATCAGGCTCTTTTGAACCTCCGAACTTCCATCAAGGACACGAATGCCATTATCACACGGGATCCGCTCCCTGAGGTCGTCGCCGACAGGACGCAGATCACGCAGGTGTTCCAGAACCTGGTGGGAAACGCCCTGAAGTTCCAGAAGCCGGAGACTGTACCGTGCATTCACGTCTCCGCCACGCGGGAGGGGTATGCCTGGAGATTCTCGGTCCGCGACAACGGTATCGGGATCGACCCCCGGCACCAGGATCGGATCTTCGTCATCTTCCAGCGGCTGCATGCCCGGGGGGAGTACGAAGGGACCGGCATCGGGCTCGCCATCTGCAAGCGGATCGTGGAGCGGCACGGCGGGCGGATCTGGGTCGAGTCCGAACCCGGTGTCGGATCGACGTTCTTCTTCACGATTCCCTGCCAAAAGGAGGTGAAAGCTTGA